The following proteins are co-located in the Noviherbaspirillum sp. UKPF54 genome:
- a CDS encoding response regulator transcription factor, which produces MARKILIVDDEPNIVISLEFLMQQRGYEVALAHDGEQALQRMETFRPDLVLLDVVMPAMDGYEVCRKIRERSDWNPVRILMLSAKARDVDVSKGLALGADAYMTKPFSTRQLMATVGELLAANT; this is translated from the coding sequence ATGGCCAGGAAAATACTGATTGTCGACGACGAACCGAATATCGTCATATCGCTCGAATTCCTCATGCAGCAGCGCGGTTATGAGGTCGCGCTCGCGCACGACGGAGAGCAAGCCCTGCAACGGATGGAAACGTTCCGGCCCGACCTAGTGCTGCTGGATGTGGTGATGCCGGCGATGGATGGCTACGAGGTGTGCCGCAAGATCCGGGAAAGAAGCGACTGGAACCCGGTGAGAATCCTGATGCTGTCGGCCAAGGCGCGTGACGTCGATGTCAGCAAGGGGCTGGCGCTCGGCGCCGACGCGTACATGACCAAGCCATTCTCCACCCGGCAGCTGATGGCCACGGTGGGCGAGCTGCTGGCGGCAAACACATGA